From Saccharomyces paradoxus chromosome IX, complete sequence, one genomic window encodes:
- the APQ12 gene encoding Apq12p (Protein required for nuclear envelope morphology~similar to YIL040W), which translates to MDATQPQYELSVVTQCLKSTIDIIQWLIPAITKFSQSHPLVFQLSFIFFTVYVFYKLLMNLITLVKRFLYFALVVTCIGIYMRGSQQFLTVDLLNFYNFVMSNRYYAFKIYTLFISALEREINAVYHLAQMKIEQLLK; encoded by the coding sequence ATGGACGCTACCCAACCGCAATACGAACTATCCGTAGTCACACAATGCTTGAAGTCTACCATTGACATCATCCAATGGTTAATTCCTGCTATTACCAAGTTCAGCCAATCACACCCTTTGGTCTTTCAACTAtcgtttattttcttcacaGTTTATGTCTTTTACAAgttgttgatgaatttgattACTCTAGTCAAGAGGTTCCTGTATTTTGCGCTGGTAGTAACATGCATCGGCATTTATATGCGTGGTTCGCAGCAGTTTTTGACTGTGGACTTATTGAATTTCTACAACTTCGTCATGTCCAACAGGTACTACGCATTTAAAATTTACACCCTATTTATTAGTGCCCTTGAAAGGGAAATCAACGCTGTTTATCATCTGGCTCAGATGAAAATAGAGCAATTGCTCAAATAG
- the PKP1 gene encoding protein kinase PKP1 (Mitochondrial protein kinase~similar to YIL042C): MWKIMRAWKYGGMRSVHHQRPTHELLSQLSFEQHYKIRSNIELLIQDYASKPIAPLNYEYFLQYRPPLTKREEYMLTIKTINLLLSLTCKRLNAIQGLPYNAVINPHIERTNSLYLKSLQTLLSVAYPYELHNPPKIQAKFTELLDDHEDAIVVLAKGLQEIQSCYPKFQISQFLNFHLKERITMKLLVTHYLSLMAQNNDDSNKKMIGILHRDLPIAQLIKHVSDYVNDICFVKFNTQRTPVLIHPSSQDITFTCIPPIVEYIMTEVFKNAFEAQIAHGKEHMPIEINLLKPDDDELYLRIRDHGGGITPEVEALMFDYSYSTHTQQSTDCESTDLPGEQINNVSGMGFGLPMCKTYLELFGGKIDVQSLLGWGTDVYIKLKGPSKAVLLSKK, from the coding sequence ATGTGGAAGATTATGCGTGCGTGGAAATATGGGGGAATGCGCTCGGTACATCACCAGCGTCCCACACACGAGCTGCTTTCGCAACTGTCGTTCGAACAGCATTACAAGATCAGGTCTAACATCGAGCTGCTAATACAGGACTACGCCAGCAAGCCAATAGCGCCCCTGAACTACGAGTATTTCCTGCAGTACAGGCCACCGCTGACCAAGAGAGAGGAGTACATGCTGACGATCAAAACGATCAACCTGCTGCTTTCATTGACGTGTAAACGGCTGAATGCCATTCAGGGACTACCGTATAATGCGGTGATCAACCCGCACATCGAGAGGACCAACTCCTTGTATTTGAAAAGCTTGCAGACGTTGCTATCGGTTGCGTACCCGTACGAGTTGCACAATCCGCCCAAGATACAGGCCAAGTTTACGGAACTGCTGGACGACCACGAGGATGCCATTGTAGTGTTGGCGAAAGGTCTTCAGGAAATCCAATCGTGTTACCcaaagtttcaaatttcccagtttttgaattttcatttgaaaGAGAGAATCACGATGAAGCTGCTTGTGACCCACTATTTGTCGTTGATGGCGCAGAACAACGATGACTCCAACAAAAAGATGATCGGAATCTTGCATCGGGACCTCCCTATAGCACAATTGATCAAGCACGTATCTGATTACGTCAATGACATATGCTTTGTGAAGTTCAACACTCAACGGACCCCAGTTCTTATTCACCCGTCATCACAGGACATCACATTCACCTGCATTCCGCCCATTGTGGAGTATATTATGACAGAGGTTTTCAAGAACGCTTTTGAAGCTCAGATAGCTCATGGTAAGGAACACATGCCCATAGAGATCAATCTTTTAAAGCCGGACGACGACGAGTTGTACTTAAGGATTCGGGACCATGGTGGCGGGATCACACCTGAGGTAGAGGCGCTCATGTTCGACTACTCTTATTCCACACATACCCAACAATCAACCGATTGTGAGTCTACAGATCTGCCCGGTGAGCAAATCAACAACGTCTCTGGTATGGGCTTTGGTCTACCAATGTGCAAGACGTATCTAGAACTATTTGGGGGCAAGATTGACGTTCAGAGTTTACTTGGTTGGGGTACAGACGTATATATCAAGCTTAAGGGGCCCTCTAAGGCTGTACTACTCTCCAAAAAATAA
- the NOT3 gene encoding CCR4-NOT core subunit NOT3 (Subunit of CCR4-NOT global transcriptional regulator~similar to YIL038C): MAHRKLQQEVDRVFKKINEGLEIFNSYYERHESCTNNPSQKDKLESDLKREVKKLQRLREQIKSWQSSPDIKDKDSLLDYRRSVEIAMEKYKAVEKASKEKAYSNISLKKSETLDPQERERRDISEYLSQMIDELERQYDSLQVEIDKLLLLNKKKKTSSTTNDEKKEQYKRFQARYRWHQQQMELALRLLANEELDPQDVKNVQDDINYFVESNQDPDFVEDETIYDGLNLQSNEAIAHEVAQYFASQNAEDNNTSDANESLQDISKLSKKEQRKLEREAKKAAKLAAKNATGSAISAPGPSSTPSPVIPIADVSKETERSASASPIHNGVKPEEATKASSIKSPRPSADNLLPSLQKSPNSSTPETPTNVHTHIHQTPNGNTGATTLKPATLPAKPAGELKWAVAASQAVEKDRKITSASSTISNTSTKTPTTAAATTTSSNANSRIGSALNTPKISTSSLSLQPDNTGASSSSAATAAAVLAAGAAAVHQNNQAFYRNMSSSHHPLVSLATNTKPEHEVTTTVNQNGPDNTSKKAMEQKEEESPTEGDELQVPNFGVFDDDFESDRDSETEPEDEEQQSTSKYLSLEQREAKTNEIKKDFVSDFETLLLPSGVQEFIMSSELYNSQIESRITYKRSRDMCDISRLVEVPQGVNPPSPLDAFRSTQQWDVMRCSLRDVIIGSERLREEPSTVYAKILENFRTLEMFSLFYNYYFAITPLEREIAYKILNERDWKVSKDGTMWFLRQGEVKFFNEICEVGDYKIFKLDDWTVIDKINFRLDYSFLQPPVHTASEVRDMNVDNNNDNDQSNVTLEQQKQQISHGKQLLKQLRQGKIGV, encoded by the coding sequence ATGGCTCATAGAAAATTACAGCAGGAGGTCGATAGGgtctttaaaaaaatcaatgaagGTTTAGAAATCTTCAATAGCTATTACGAAAGACATGAATCATGTACGAACAATCCTTCCCAAAAGGACAAGCTAGAGTCGGATTTAAAAAGAGAAGTTAAGAAACTGCAAAGGCTGAGGGAACAGATCAAATCATGGCAAAGCTCGCCCGATATTAAGGATAAAGATTCTCTTCTGGATTACAGAAGGTCTGTAGAGATAGCAATGGAGAAATATAAGGCCGTGGAAAAGGCGtctaaagaaaaagcataTTCTAATATCAGCCTGAAAAAATCAGAGACTTTAGACCCACaagaaagggaaagaaGGGATATATCTGAGTACCTATCTCAGATGATTGATGAGCTGGAGAGGCAATACGATTCTCTACAGGTGGAAATTGACAAACTATTACTTCttaataaaaagaagaaaacgtcCTCTACGAcgaatgatgaaaaaaaggaacaataTAAGCGTTTTCAAGCGAGGTATAGGTGGcatcaacaacaaatgGAATTGGCTCTGAGATTATTAGCCAATGAGGAATTAGACCCCCAAGATGTTAAGAATGTACAGGACGATATAAACTACTTTGTGGAGTCGAACCAGGATCCTGATTTCGTAGAGGATGAAACTATTTATGATGGTTTGAATTTACAGAGCAACGAAGCCATTGCTCATGAAGTGGCCCAGTATTTTGCCTCACAAAATGCTGAAGATAACAACACATCGGATGCTAATGAATCCCTACAGGACATATCAAAACTTTCCAAAAAGgagcaaagaaaattggaGAGGGAAGCTAAAAAAGCTGCTAAGCTTGCGGCAAAAAATGCAACGGGCTCAGCTATATCCGCTCCTGGTCCTTCTTCTACACCGTCACCTGTCATTCCCATTGCGGATGTTTCTAAGGAAACAGAAAGAAGTGCCTCAGCTTCCCCCATCCATAATGGGGTAAAGCCAGAGGAGGCTACTAAAGCTTCTTCTATAAAGAGTCCCAGGCCTAGCGCTGATAATCTACTTCCGTCATTGCAAAAATCTCCAAATTCGTCCACACCGGAAACTCCAACAAATGTACATACACATATTCATCAGACTCCAAATGGTAATACTGGCGCCACTACATTGAAACCTGCTACTCTTCCAGCGAAACCTGCTGGTGAATTAAAATGGGCTGTTGCTGCATCACAAGCAGTagaaaaagatagaaaGATCACTTCTGCATCGTCTACCATTTCCAATACCTCAACAAAGACTCCAACAACCGCTGCTGCCACCACAACATCATCCAATGCCAACAGCAGGATTGGTAGTGCATTGAATACACCTAAAATATCTACTTCATCCTTATCTTTACAACCTGACAATACCGGCgcatcatcttcttcagcagCCACTGCGGCTGCTGTCCTGGCTGCTGGGGCGGCAGCTGTGCATCAAAACAATCAAGCCTTCTATAGAAATATGAGTTCTTCACATCATCCCTTAGTTTCTTTGGCTACAAATACAAAGCCTGAGCATGAAGTTACTACTACGGTAAACCAAAATGGGCCTGATAATACGAGTAAAAAGGCTATGGAACAAAAGGAGGAAGAATCACCAACAGAAGGTGATGAGCTGCAAGTGCCAAATTTTGGAGTATTCGATGACGATTTTGAATCTGATAGGGATTCAGAGACGGAACCAGAGGATGAAGAGCAACAAAGCACATCGAAATATTTAAGTTTAGAACAGAGGGAAGCCAAGACaaatgaaattaaaaaGGATTTCGTAAgtgattttgaaactttgCTTTTACCAAGCGGTGTACAAGAGTTCATAATGAGCTCTGAACTTTATAATAGTCAGATTGAATCGAGAATAACGTACAAGAGGTCTCGCGATATGTGCGACATTTCCAGGCTGGTCGAAGTACCGCAAGGTGTTAATCCACCTTCCCCTCTGGATGCATTCAGGTCTACTCAGCAGTGGGACGTGATGCGTTGTTCATTGCGTGATGTTATCATAGGTTCAGAAAGACTAAGGGAAGAGCCATCGACGGTTTATGCcaaaattttagaaaacTTTAGAACTTTAGAAATGTTTTCGTTATTTTATAACTATTATTTTGCTATCACACCTCTAGAAAGAGAGATTGCATACAAGATTCTAAATGAAAGGGATTGGaaagtttcaaaagatGGCACAATGTGGTTTTTAAGACAAGGGGAGgtcaagtttttcaatgaaatttgTGAAGTTGGCGattataaaattttcaaactgGACGATTGGACGGtcattgataaaattaACTTCAGACTAGattattcatttttgcAGCCACCCGTCCATACAGCGTCTGAGGTCCGTGATATGAATGTtgataataacaatgataatgatCAGAGTAATGTAACTTTagaacaacaaaaacaacaaattTCTCATGGCAAACAACTCTTGAAACAATTGAGACAGGGAAAAATAGGTGTATGA
- the TED1 gene encoding Ted1p (Conserved phosphoesterase domain-containing protein~similar to YIL039W), giving the protein MLRCAVKRFAYFATFLTIVANIYIYTYPSFHPEQCSWSCSNKNALLQKDLTLSDKVKRYFSDVREQWGGNHAFADNDKDIHILAFGDPQIKGIWPKTPYVSRLDTYGNDYYLGHIYDMMQQRLNPQVVTVMGDLFSSQWIGDSEFHNRTKRYISRIFKRDPTSIEKVKQQNLDEQGQYKANWPEWGDRFNEILNSVKENETENSELSFGFGYENIHSWNPDLEDFLIINITGNHDVGYSGDATYQHMTRFHDLFGKDNYWIEYETNTTHPWRIVVLNDLLLEGPALQPEFVEATWIFLNQLNERKFNGSTVLLTHVPFYKREGLCVDGPDTRFYPDTHAPESYKAGLLRSQNHLSESVSNRVLNMIFENGKPGIILTGHDHEGCETVYNKRSSSAWEATRNIESDVFVKEITVKSMMGEFNGNTGLITGHFNTDSMTWEWTFSLCPFAIQHVWWFAKVSLLITIFTWSSLLFV; this is encoded by the coding sequence ATGCTAAGGTGTGCAGTCAAGAGGTTTGCATATTTTGCCACCTTCCTTACTATCGTGGCTAATATTTACATTTATACTTACCCATCTTTCCATCCAGAACAGTGTTCATGGAGTTGCTCTAACAAAAACGCCCTATTACAGAAAGATTTGACTCTTTCGGACAAAGTGAAGAGATACTTCAGCGATGTTCGAGAACAATGGGGTGGTAACCATGCCTTTGCTGATAACGATAAGGATATTCATATTTTGGCCTTTGGTGACCCTCAAATAAAGGGCATCTGGCCAAAGACTCCATATGTTTCCCGATTAGATACATACGGTAATGACTATTACCTTGGCCACATCTATGATATGATGCAGCAAAGACTGAATCCTCAGGTGGTGACTGTTATGGGTGATCTTTTCTCCAGTCAATGGATCGGTGATTCGGAATTCCATAATAGAACAAAAAGATACATTAGTAGGATCTTCAAAAGAGACCCCACTTCTATTGAAAAGGTCAAACAACAAAATCTCGATGAGCAAGGTCAATATAAGGCGAATTGGCCTGAATGGGGAGACCGtttcaatgaaattctaaatAGCGTCAAGGAAAACGAGACTGAAAATTCAGAACTATCATTTGGATTTGGTTATGAAAATATCCACTCATGGAATCCGGACTTAGAAGACTTTTTAATCATCAACATCACAGGTAATCATGATGTAGGTTACTCAGGTGACGCGACTTATCAACATATGACAAGGTTCCACGACCTTTTCGGCAAGGATAATTATTGGATTGAATATGAAACCAACACTACACATCCTTGGAGGATTGTAGTATTGAATGACCTTTTACTTGAAGGTCCCGCTCTACAACCAGAATTTGTCGAGGCAACTTGGATCTTTTTGAACCAACTAAATGAACGTAAATTTAACGGTAGTACTGTTCTGTTGACTCACGTTCCATTTTACAAGCGTGAAGGTCTGTGCGTTGATGGACCAGATACTAGGTTTTATCCAGATACCCACGCACCAGAATCATACAAAGCTGGGCTTTTGAGATCCCAAAATCATTTAAGTGAATCCGTCTCAAATCGAGTTTTGAATatgatatttgaaaatgggAAGCCAGGTATCATATTAACAGGTCATGACCACGAGGGCTGCGAAACAGTTTATAATAAAAGGTCTTCGTCTGCTTGGGAGGCCACTAGAAATATCGAAAGTGACGTTTTCGTCAAGGAAATCACAGTTAAGTCGATGATGGGTGAATTCAATGGGAACACCGGTTTGATTACGGGTCACTTCAATACAGACTCAATGACTTGGGAGTGGACTTTCAGTTTATGCCCATTTGCCATTCAACATGTTTGGTGGTTCGCTAAAGTGTCCCTGCTCATCACCATATTTACCTGGTCCTCGCTACTTTTTGTCTAG
- the AGE2 gene encoding GTPase-activating protein AGE2 (ADP-ribosylation factor (ARF) GTPase activating protein (GAP) effector~similar to YIL044C), translating to MSTSVPVKKALSALLRDPGNSHCADCKAQLHPRWASWSLGVFICIKCAGIHRSLGTHISKVKSVDLDTWKEEHLMKLIQFKNNLRANSYYEATLADELKQRKITDTSSLQNFIKNKYEYKKWIGDLSSIEGLSDSTASVLHKPSVNQSLPASNASLDLSSNSLQKTQTQPPSHLLGTSRSNTSLLNLQVSSLSKTTSNASVTSTATSIGAVATKAGNRVSEIGQRNDLKKSILSLYSKPSAQTQSQNSFFTSTTSHPCNTPSTFVNAAITGRNNNSANSNSSSNISLDDNDLFKNVWS from the coding sequence ATGTCGACGTCAGTCCCAGTCAAGAAAGCATTGAGTGCTCTTCTACGCGATCCAGGAAACAGCCATTGTGCCGACTGTAAGGCGCAACTACACCCACGCTGGGCTTCTTGGTCACTTGGTGTTTTCATCTGCATTAAATGTGCTGGTATACATAGATCATTGGGAACACACATTTCCAAAGTGAAATCTGTTGATCTGGATACATGGAAAGAAGAGCACTTGATGAAACTGATACAGTTCAAGAATAATTTAAGGGCTAATTCATACTATGAAGCTACTTTGGCTGATGAATTgaaacaaaggaaaattaCTGATACGAGCAGTCTacaaaatttcattaaGAATAAATATGAGTATAAGAAGTGGATTGGTGACCTCTCCAGTATTGAGGGATTAAGTGATTCTACTGCATCGGTTCTGCATAAACCCTCTGTGAATCAATCTTTACCTGCTTCGAATGCAAGCTTGGATCTGAGCTCAAATTCATTACAAAAGACGCAAACACAACCACCTTCTCACTTATTAGGCACTTCAAGGAGTAATACAAGCTTATTAAACCTACAAGTTTCGTCACTTTCCAAGACTACCTCTAATGCAAGCGTAACTAGTACTGCAACAAGCATAGGTGCTGTCGCTACTAAGGCTGGCAACAGGGTCAGTGAAATCGGGCAAAGGAACgatttaaaaaaatctattttatctttataCTCAAAACCTTCGGCTCAGACTCAAAGCCAAAActcatttttcacttcGACGACATCTCATCCTTGTAATACTCCATCGACATTCGTGAACGCAGCAATTACTGGTaggaataataatagtgcGAATTCAAATTCCAGTTCTAATATTTCATTGGATGATAACGACTTATTTAAGAACGTTTggagttga
- the GVP36 gene encoding Gvp36p (BAR domain protein that localizes to early and late Golgi vesicles~similar to YIL041W), translating into MSFNAFASSLSKKLQEISTSVSEKTQELPSLAQSTQRMVQERLGQVTDISQLPREYTELEDKVDTIKLIYNHFLGVTAIYENGSYDYPKYINESVNEFSRSVASKLTELTHATSASEAQNILVAPGPIKEPKTLNYALSKVALNSSECLNKMFPTEEQPLAAALLQFSDVQAKIAQARIQQDTLIQTKFNKNLRERLSFEIGKADKCRKDVHSMRLRYDVARTNLANNKKPEKEASLRVQMETLEDQFAQVTEDATVCLQEVISHANFSEDLKELAKAQAEYFETSAGLMKEFLSNSFAEEPAAKPEVTEEEKPQTAISMNDEDDA; encoded by the coding sequence ATGTCGTTTAATGCCTTTGCCAGCTCGTTGAGCAAGAAACTACAGGAAATCTCTACAAGTGTTTCCGAAAAAACCCAGGAATTGCCCAGCTTGGCGCAATCCACCCAAAGAATGGTCCAGGAGCGTTTGGGCCAGGTGACGGACATCTCCCAATTACCAAGAGAGTACACGGAGTTGGAAGACAAGGTGGACACCATCAAATTGATTTACAACCACTTCTTGGGAGTGACTGCCATCTACGAAAACGGATCGTACGATTACCCTAAATACATTAACGAGTCTGTCAACGAGTTTTCTAGAAGCGTGGCTTCCAAGCTGACGGAATTGACCCATGCTACATCTGCGTCTGAGGCACAGAACATCTTGGTTGCACCAGGTCCTATTAAGGAGCCCAAGACGTTGAACTATGCCCTCAGTAAAGTGGCCCTGAACTCCAGCGAATGTTTGAACAAGATGTTCCCCACTGAGGAACAACCCTTGGCTGCTGCTCTCCTGCAATTCAGTGATGTGCAGGCTAAGATTGCTCAGGCTAGAATTCAACAAGACACCTTGATTCAAACTAAATTCAATAAGAATTTGAGGGAAAgactttcttttgaaatcgGTAAGGCCGACAAGTGTCGTAAGGATGTCCACTCCATGAGATTAAGATATGACGTAGCAAGAACTAACCTTGCTAACAACAAGAAGCCAGAAAAGGAAGCTTCCTTGAGAGTCCAAATGGAAACTTTGGAAGATCAGTTTGCTCAAGTCACCGAAGACGCTACTGTGTGCTTGCAAGAGGTTATCTCCCACGCTAACTTTAGCGAAGATTTAAAGGAACTGGCCAAGGCTCAAGCCGAGTATTTTGAAACCTCTGCTGGtttaatgaaagaattcCTATCTAATTCATTTGCCGAAGAACCCGCAGCAAAGCCTGAGGTTaccgaagaagaaaagccaCAGACTGCTATCTCTATGAATGACGAAGACGACGCTTAA
- the CBR1 gene encoding cytochrome-b5 reductase (Microsomal cytochrome b reductase~similar to YIL043C) encodes MAVDAQKLVVVILIVAVPLLLKFIIGPKTKPVLDPKRNDFQSFPLVEKTILTHNTSTYKFGLPHADDVLGLPIGQHIVIKASINGKDITRSYTPTSLDGDTKGSFELLVKSYPTGNVSKMIGELKIGDSIQIKGPRGNYRYERNCRSHLGMIAGGTGIAPMYQIMKAIAMDPHDTTKVSLVFGNVHEEDILLKKELEALVAMKPSQFKIVYYLDSPDREDWAGGVGYITKDVIKEHLPAATVDNVQILICGPPAMVASVRRSTVDLGFRRSKPLSKMEDQVFVF; translated from the coding sequence ATGGCTGTCGATGCTCAAAAGCTTGTGGTGGTCATCCTGATCGTGGCCGTGCCTTTGCTGCTCAAGTTCATCATCGGACCGAAGACCAAGCCTGTGCTGGATCCCAAGAGAAATGACTTCCAATCATTTCCGCTGGTTGAAAAGACCATCTTAACGCATAATACTTCGACGTACAAGTTTGGCCTACCTCATGCCGACGATGTTCTCGGTTTGCCAATTGGTCAGCATATCGTGATCAAGGCCAGTATCAACGGTAAGGATATTACTAGATCGTATACGCCCACTTCGTTGGATGGGGATACTAAGGGAAGCTTTGAATTACTAGTGAAGTCTTACCCCACAGGAAACGTTTCTAAGATGATTGGAGAGCTGAAGATAGGTGACTCGATTCAGATTAAAGGCCCTCGTGGAAACTACCGTTACGAGAGAAACTGTCGTTCTCACTTGGGGATGATTGCTGGTGGTACTGGTATTGCGCCCATGTATCAGATTATGAAAGCCATTGCCATGGATCCTCATGATACCACCAAGGTCTCTCTTGTCTTTGGCAACGTCCATGAGGAGGATATTctgttgaagaaggaaCTGGAAGCGTTGGTGGCCATGAAGCCTTCCCAGTTTAAAATAGTTTACTACTTAGACTCCCCAGACCGTGAAGATTGGGCTGGTGGTGTAGGATACATTACCAAGGATGTCATCAAGGAACACTTGCCCGCTGCTACAGTGGACAACgttcaaattttgatctGTGGTCCTCCTGCCATGGTTGCCTCAGTTAGAAGAAGTACCGTGGACTTGGGGTTCAGACGTTCCAAACCGCTTTCTAAGATGGAAGACCAGGTGTTTGTGTTTTAA
- the PRM2 gene encoding pheromone-regulated protein PRM2 (Pheromone-regulated protein~similar to YIL037C), producing the protein MNDIYIIKPLSLPQRFLNCVFHPLLLIFFTSVILTIWGTFSVIDGTMAKTFHTQIKQNDTVSALVSISTAMITATTTATTTAVTTQQATYSASAYSLNNTFIDSTIDQYFESKLQSIASTVGTDMQEKFKSYTDNVLDNKQKLITDQISLETKSTKDVLEVNNTIFNELFTKSQLINDTWNEISEDAMTIDKDSVSQMASNLLLNYSMFDSIFENYSKKLKLLQEFNGTITDFSTQLNTSSTLNLGFLQNSTEWLQLKRNFTTNLQNEISTFSGKSTKAISSTSIIKRSLKTNKDENSSLSVVKNHVFRRCQKMTVIFTVMYFAFVVSLMIIERILFQLENQQVNLAMSQINDLTGQTNFTQYNKTVKSLMTTLNLSVLYPIPYQLTKLINQKMLKREPEKFDDKKAKQSKLFYCNWWIISNGVHLWLFGLLMLLVHWQIVTRLTNFEVPNLPTFDKRAGPPLYKREAWTDANITTVIEGLIDDNISLLCENFQIEVNERLIPANSTLQTNSNLKVQSADILSLWVNDTNTQFEKYLNRNSRNWQEIDPQIVPLLGADSVNEFLNQYSLPIHEATNTNASFALDIKKNGIINQRFNIINAPVATLSSLAKRQVKNQKQKKVNPLNSVYKWGLLVTCLTILFHHMLIFIILKL; encoded by the coding sequence ATGAACGATATATACATAATCAAACCTTTATCACTTCCACAGAGGTTTCTTAATTGTGTTTTCCATCCCCTATTGCTTATATTCTTCACTTCTGTTATTTTAACTATTTGGGGCACCTTTTCAGTAATTGACGGTACAATGGCAAAGACATTTCACACACAGATCAAACAAAATGATACCGTCTCAGCTCTCGTATCTATTTCTACAGCCATGATAACAGCCACCACGACTGCCACGACGACTGCGGTCACAACACAACAAGCCACATATTCTGCAAGTGCTTACTCTTTAAATAACACATTCATCGATAGCACAATTGATCAGTATTTTGAAAGCAAACTACAAAGTATTGCATCTACAGTAGGTACGGATATGCAGGAAAAGTTCAAGTCATACACAGATAATGTATTGGATaacaaacaaaaacttATCACCGATCAAATAAGTTTGGAAACTAAATCCACAAAAGATGTTCTTGAAGTAAATAACACAATCTTCAACGAACTATTCACAAAATCCCAACTGATAAATGATACATGGAATGAAATATCAGAAGACGCAATGACTATCGATAAGGATTCTGTTTCGCAAATGGCGTCAAATCTATTGCTAAATTATTCCATGTTTGACAGTATTTTCGAGAACTACtccaagaaattgaaattattgCAGGAATTCAATGGCACTATCACTGATTTCTCTACTCAGTTGAATACTTCTAGTACCTTAAACTTGGGTTTCCTGCAAAATTCCACCGAATGGCTTCAATTAAAAAGGAATTTTACAACAAACTTACAGAATGAAATTTCCACTTTTTCTGGGAAGAGTACCAAGGCTATATCATCTACCTCAATTATTAAACGGTCTctgaaaacaaataaagaCGAGAACAGTTCATTGAGTGTAGTGAAAAATCACGTTTTCCGTAGATGTCAGAAAATGACAGTGATTTTCACAGTCATGTACTTTGCATTTGTAGTTTCATTAATGATAATCGAAAGGATTCTGTTTCAGCTGGAAAACCAGCAGGTAAACCTCGCTATGTCTCAGATTAATGATTTGACAGGACAAACCAATTTCACCCAATACAATAAAACTGTGAAAAGCTTAATGACCACTTTGAACCTCAGTGTACTTTATCCAATTCCTTACCAATTAACAAAACTtataaatcaaaaaatgttgaaaagagaacccgaaaaatttgatgacaaAAAAGCCAAACAATCCAAACTCTTTTACTGTAACTGGTGGATAATTTCAAATGGGGTTCACCTGTGGCTATTTGGTTTGTTGATGTTATTAGTTCATTGGCAAATTGTGACACGACtaacaaattttgaagtaCCCAATTTGCCTACATTCGACAAAAGAGCGGGACCCCCACTCTACAAGAGGGAAGCTTGGACAGACGCAAATATAACAACTGTGATAGAAGGCCTTATCGATGATAACATATCATTATTGTGcgaaaatttccaaatagAAGTAAATGAAAGGTTGATTCCGGCAAATTCAACTCTTCAGACTAATTCCAATCTGAAAGTTCAGTCAGCGGACATCCTAAGTCTTTGGGTAAACGACACAAACACTCAATTTGAGAAATATCTTAATAGAAATTCTCGAAATTGGCAGGAAATAGACCCGCAGATTGTCCCTCTTTTGGGCGCCGATTCGGTTAATGAGTTCCTGAATCAGTATTCACTACCGATACATGAAGCTACCAATACGAACGCTTCATTTGCACTggatattaaaaaaaatggaataatCAATCAAAGATTTAATATAATCAACGCACCGGTGGCAACATTGTCTTCGTTGGCAAAACGACAAGTAAAGAAccaaaagcaaaaaaaggtaaacCCGCTAAACTCTGTTTACAAGTGGGGGCTTTTAGTAACTTGTCTGACTATATTGTTCCACCACATGCTTATATTTATAATACTAAAGTTGTAA